The sequence below is a genomic window from Ornithobacterium rhinotracheale.
CGATTTGCTCCGAGCTTTGGTCATCTACATAGGCTTTGCCTTGTTTTATCATCTCAATTGCCCAGTCGTATAGTTGCTCAAAGTAATCGGAGGTGAAACAGATTTTATCCCATTTAAAGCCTAGCCACTCTACATCTTTTTGTATGGAATCCACAAATTCCTGCTCTTCGGCCTCGGGATTGGTATCATCAAATCTCAGATTCACAGGGGCGTTGTACTTCTCTCCCAGCCCAAAGTTTAGGCAAATTGCCTTGGCGTGCCCGATGTGTAGGTAGCCGTTTGGCTCGGGGGGGAAACGGAATCTTAATTCATTTTTTGGCAAACCTTTGGATAAATCTCCATTTATGATTTGCTCTATAAAATTCGCTGCATTGTGTTCTTTGCTCATTTTATTGAAGTGATTTAAAGCTACAAATATACATTTTTCGCATTTAATTTTCACGATTTTTTGAGGCTTATAAAATTTTTAGAAAAGTATCTCTTTAAATTTTAAGTTATTATACTATTTTTAGGCAGAGTATTTTGAGCAAAAGTTAAAATCTCACAATCAGGTAATTTTAGCGGCAATCTATTTAGAATTCTTCTAAATTAAAGGGGAAATATTAAGATATATCATCTCAAAGGCTAGGAAAGTATATAAGATTTGTATTTTTGCTTTTAGGTACATTAGCCTACAAAGTATGGGAATCGTATTTCTAATGGTTTTGGTGAGTGTTTCGCTCGCGTTTGTCTTCCTGATTGTGTTTATCATCGGGGTGAAGACTGGGCAATTCGACGAGGGGGAAACGCCAGCGATTAGAATTTTAAAAGAAGATAAAAAAGAAACAAATAAAGAGGATTTATAATGCAAATGCAAACTTTTTACTACGACAACAAAATTGTGAAGTACTTCGTGTACGCAACAATATTTTGGGGAGTTCTTGCTTTCATCTTGGGGCTCACGGTAGCTACGCTATTGTTTTTCCCCACATTACCAGAATACCTTTTTGGGACAGATGACCCAGAGATTAGCTTCACCCTCTTTGGGGAAACTATCTTTGACCTTTCTGGCACACAAGGGGTTTTAGGCTACGGGAGGTTAAGAATGCTCCACACTTCTGCTGCCATTTTTGCCTTCGTGGGTAATGGCTTTTTTGCGGGCGCTTATTACTCAATGCAGCGCTTACTTAAAACGCGAATGGCTAGCGATGTCCTTAGTTGGATTAATTTCTGGGGCTGGCAATTAGTTATTATAATTTGCGTAATCACCTTTTTCTTAGGATTTAACACCTCTAAGGAATATGCTGAGCACGAGTGGCCTCTTGATATTTTAATCGCCTTTGTTTGGGTGTTATTTGGCGTGCATATGTTTATGACGATTGCTAAACGACGCGTAAAGCATATGTATGTAGCCATTTGGTTCTACATCGCAACTTGGATTGGTGTTGCTATGCTGCATATCTTCAATAATTTAGAAGTACCTATCAACTGGAATGTAATTGAACCAAAAAGTTATTCCCTATACGCAGGGGTGCAAGATGCGTTGGTACAGTGGTGGTATGGGCATAATGCAGTAGCATTTTTCCTTACAACGCCAGTACTTGGCTTAATGTATTATTTCTTGCCAAAGGCTGCAAATCGCCCTGTATTCTCTTATAAATTATCCATCATTCACTTTTGGTCATTAATCTTCGTATACCTTTGGGCGGGGCCTCACCACTTGATATACACAGCTCTACCTGGTTGGGCGCAAGCCTTAGGAACAGGCTTCTCGGTGATGCTCATTGCTCCATCTTGGGGTGGAATGCTGAACGGGCTTCTTACACTGAGAGGGGCTTGGGATAAGGTAAGAGAAGAGCCGATTTTAAAATTCTTTGTAGTGGCTGTAACTTGCTACGGTATGGCCACTTTTGAGGGACCTATGCTTGCCACCAAGACATTAAACAGCATTGGACACTTTACCGACTGGGTGATTGCTCACGTACACGTGGGAACCTTAGGCTGGAACGGATTTATGATGTTCGGTATGATTTACTACATCATTCCTAAAATATTTAACACCAAACTCGCCTCTAAGAGCCTAGCAAATGCTCACTTCTGGCTCGGAACACTAGGAATCATTCTTTATGCAATTCCTATGTATATGGCTGGCTGGACTCAGGCCTTGATGTGGAAAGATTTCAACCCATCTGGCACCTTGGTTTATTCCAACTTTTTACAAACAGTTACCGAAATCTTCCCTTACTATATGCTCAGAGCCATTGGAGGAACCTTGTATCTAACGGGCTCAATCCTATTAGTAATCAACATTGCTAAGACCGTGAGCGCTGGAAGATTTACGGCAAATGAAGAGGCACAAGCACCTGCACTTGCAAGACTTTCAGGAGACAGACAAAAAGGAGAGGCTATCCACCCTTGGCTAGAAAGAAAACCCTTGCTATTCTCTATCCTATCTTTTGTAGCAGTAGCAATCGGTGGTGCTGTGGAAATTATCCCAACAATGGTGGTAAAATCAAATATTCCTACCCTCACTAGTGTGAAACCTTATACTCCGCTTGAAGTAGAAGGGCGCGACATCTATATTCGTGAAGGCTGTAACGCTTGCCACTCTCAGATGATTAGGCCATTTAGAGATGAAGTAAAACGCTATGGCGAATACTCTAAACCTGGCGAATTTGTATACGACCACCCATTCCTATGGGGCTCTAAAAGAACGGGACCAGACTTACAAAGAGAAGGCGGCAAGAGAACCGACTCTTGGCACTACAAACATATGTGGAACCCTAGACAGACTTCCGATGGCTCTATTATGCCACGCTACCCTTGGATTATTACCAACAAGCTGGATAGAAGCTTGACAATGGATAAGCTAAATGCGCTTGCTATTTTAGGCGTTCCTTACGAGGAGGAATTGGCAAACTCAGATAAAGTTTTTGCACAGATGGATGAGCAGGCTTTGGCAATTCAAAACCGAATCTTTGAAGAGGCGCCAGATTTAAAAGAAGCCTTAAAAGAAGAACAAGAAAGCGAGGGCGAAAACTTCGTGCCACTAAAAGACCGCGAAATCACTGCGCTAATCGCTTACTTGCAAAGACTTGGTACTGATATTAAAAATGAAGAAACTCAAGCCGCAAGCAACTAATGATAAAGTATTTTAAAGAATATTTCAGCTACACGAATGACAATGTATTGCAAGTCATAATCCTACTATGCTCCATTGCATTCTTTATAGCTTTGGTATATTCTGTATTAAAAAAACCAAAAAATTATTACAAAGAAGACGCTGAGATGCCTTTAGACGAGGATTCAGAAATACAAAATTAAATTTTAGCACTATGAAACATCGTATTCCAGGTCGTATTACAATACCAATCGTATTATTATCGATTTTAGCCACATTTATGATGATTATTCCTATGGACTTTATCCCTGAAGATGGGCTGGTAGGAATCTTCACCAATGCAATAAAACAGCTAAAAAATGTATTCAGCTATTGGATTGTTTGGGTAATTCTAGGAATTTCCTTGTTGATGCTACTCATCATCAATGAGATTAACCGCGTGATTGAACGCAAAAAATTAGCCAAGCTCTCCCCACAAGAGAGAGCCATCTTCCTTGAAGAAGCAAAAGAAGGATACCTTAAACGATTATTCAGAAGTAGTAGAGAAAAACAATCAGAGGAAGAAGAGCAAGCCATTCTCTTGGACCACGGTTTTGATGGCATTAAGGAGCTAGATAACTCCCTTCCTCAGTGGTGGCTCGCTATGTTTTACCTTGGCACCGCTTATATGATTATCTATGTCATCGCCTACTTCACCACCAGCTTCGCCCACCCAATCGAGGAATACAAAGCCCAAAATGCATTGATGGAGGAGCAAGCGCAATTATGGGTAAAACAAAATGACATCACAATCGACAAGGCTGAAAACTTGTATAAAGATGAAGGCGCCCTGCAAAGAGGTGAAGCCATCTTTAATAGCATTTGTGCCACTTGCCATATGGCCGATGGTAGCGGCGCCGCTGGGCCAAACTTGACTGATGACTACTGGATTAATCACCAAGAAAGTGATTTGTTTAAAAACATCTATCAAATGGTGTACGATGGCTCGCCCAACAACCCTGCAATGCAAGCCTTTGGGCAAACTAAGCAGCTCACTGGGCTAGATATTCAAGATGTGGCCTCCTATGTTTACTACCTAAATCAGGTGAAACCACAGGCCGAAGGTCTTGCACCACAAGGTGATGAGATGCCACAGTGGAAAAGAAAATAAAATTTA
It includes:
- a CDS encoding cbb3-type cytochrome c oxidase subunit 3, encoding MIKYFKEYFSYTNDNVLQVIILLCSIAFFIALVYSVLKKPKNYYKEDAEMPLDEDSEIQN
- a CDS encoding cbb3-type cytochrome c oxidase N-terminal domain-containing protein; translated protein: MKHRIPGRITIPIVLLSILATFMMIIPMDFIPEDGLVGIFTNAIKQLKNVFSYWIVWVILGISLLMLLIINEINRVIERKKLAKLSPQERAIFLEEAKEGYLKRLFRSSREKQSEEEEQAILLDHGFDGIKELDNSLPQWWLAMFYLGTAYMIIYVIAYFTTSFAHPIEEYKAQNALMEEQAQLWVKQNDITIDKAENLYKDEGALQRGEAIFNSICATCHMADGSGAAGPNLTDDYWINHQESDLFKNIYQMVYDGSPNNPAMQAFGQTKQLTGLDIQDVASYVYYLNQVKPQAEGLAPQGDEMPQWKRK
- the ccoS gene encoding cbb3-type cytochrome oxidase assembly protein CcoS, with product MGIVFLMVLVSVSLAFVFLIVFIIGVKTGQFDEGETPAIRILKEDKKETNKEDL
- the ccoN gene encoding cytochrome-c oxidase, cbb3-type subunit I translates to MQMQTFYYDNKIVKYFVYATIFWGVLAFILGLTVATLLFFPTLPEYLFGTDDPEISFTLFGETIFDLSGTQGVLGYGRLRMLHTSAAIFAFVGNGFFAGAYYSMQRLLKTRMASDVLSWINFWGWQLVIIICVITFFLGFNTSKEYAEHEWPLDILIAFVWVLFGVHMFMTIAKRRVKHMYVAIWFYIATWIGVAMLHIFNNLEVPINWNVIEPKSYSLYAGVQDALVQWWYGHNAVAFFLTTPVLGLMYYFLPKAANRPVFSYKLSIIHFWSLIFVYLWAGPHHLIYTALPGWAQALGTGFSVMLIAPSWGGMLNGLLTLRGAWDKVREEPILKFFVVAVTCYGMATFEGPMLATKTLNSIGHFTDWVIAHVHVGTLGWNGFMMFGMIYYIIPKIFNTKLASKSLANAHFWLGTLGIILYAIPMYMAGWTQALMWKDFNPSGTLVYSNFLQTVTEIFPYYMLRAIGGTLYLTGSILLVINIAKTVSAGRFTANEEAQAPALARLSGDRQKGEAIHPWLERKPLLFSILSFVAVAIGGAVEIIPTMVVKSNIPTLTSVKPYTPLEVEGRDIYIREGCNACHSQMIRPFRDEVKRYGEYSKPGEFVYDHPFLWGSKRTGPDLQREGGKRTDSWHYKHMWNPRQTSDGSIMPRYPWIITNKLDRSLTMDKLNALAILGVPYEEELANSDKVFAQMDEQALAIQNRIFEEAPDLKEALKEEQESEGENFVPLKDREITALIAYLQRLGTDIKNEETQAASN